A single genomic interval of Pyrobaculum arsenaticum DSM 13514 harbors:
- a CDS encoding DUF72 domain-containing protein, with protein sequence MQVFVGTCGFPKARRVIFNTLDAAELQETFYNLPDPERMSSLRREAPDFHFTAKVFQGITHPPGSPTFKRTRGFRPTERHGLLKPTRENMELWEQFTAAVAPLRPEVLVIQTPPSLKPEPYIYDFFTAVAGKWKLAWEPRGETYNDPKLIGKVAELGVIIAVDPLRRDPPPGEIYYFRLHGLGRGEVNYRYKYTASDLARLASLVRGLEGEFAYVMFNNVYMYQDAAEFKSLLSQLAPLSHDVDG encoded by the coding sequence GTGCAGGTGTTCGTCGGCACATGCGGCTTCCCCAAGGCACGCCGCGTCATATTCAATACGCTAGACGCCGCGGAGTTGCAGGAAACGTTTTACAATCTGCCAGACCCCGAGAGAATGTCTTCTCTCAGAAGAGAAGCTCCCGACTTCCACTTCACGGCGAAGGTGTTCCAAGGTATTACCCACCCTCCCGGTAGCCCCACGTTTAAAAGGACAAGGGGGTTTAGGCCAACGGAGAGGCACGGCCTGCTAAAACCCACCAGGGAGAATATGGAGCTGTGGGAGCAGTTCACGGCGGCTGTAGCCCCCCTGCGCCCGGAGGTGTTGGTAATTCAGACGCCGCCTAGCCTTAAGCCAGAGCCTTACATATACGACTTCTTCACCGCGGTGGCGGGGAAGTGGAAATTGGCGTGGGAGCCAAGAGGCGAGACTTATAACGACCCCAAGCTCATTGGGAAGGTGGCGGAGCTTGGGGTTATAATCGCAGTGGACCCCCTGAGGAGGGATCCCCCGCCCGGCGAGATATACTACTTCAGACTTCACGGACTTGGGAGAGGCGAAGTTAACTACAGATATAAGTATACGGCAAGCGACTTAGCGAGGCTCGCTTCATTGGTAAGGGGATTGGAGGGGGAGTTTGCTTATGTGATGTTCAACAACGTGTATATGTACCAAGACGCTGCGGAGTTCAAGTCGCTCCTCAGCCAGCTAGCGCCGCTTAGCCACGACGTAGACGGCTAG
- a CDS encoding CPBP family intramembrane glutamic endopeptidase — MVLFLALAYIFAVILDLAAAAGGAPFLAVWGVARMWSVAGAASLALLLRGEPVRASLRRWLSVSGRAVKLYLVTPLVVYAALGVYVALAYPVGVFDMGVAVGVIEKSLEQVMPPGEATRLAPLVAYAQIALAYVAAVTVNALAALGEELGWRGYLYEKLGAAPTLRNIVLIGVAWGLWHVSATLLLGYSYPAERVAGSVLYVAMCVAFTYPHLVAVSTARSVLPAASLHGAINALWPLTAVASPLPESSRELYAGMGVLGFAAWAVISLAVYVVAKRR; from the coding sequence ATGGTGCTGTTTCTGGCCTTGGCGTACATATTCGCGGTTATCTTGGATCTCGCCGCCGCGGCGGGGGGTGCTCCATTTCTGGCAGTTTGGGGTGTCGCGAGGATGTGGAGCGTTGCTGGGGCGGCTTCTTTGGCCCTCCTCTTGAGAGGCGAGCCTGTACGTGCATCGTTAAGGAGGTGGCTTTCGGTGTCGGGTAGGGCTGTCAAGCTTTACCTCGTCACGCCTTTAGTTGTCTACGCCGCGTTGGGAGTCTATGTAGCATTGGCCTATCCCGTCGGTGTCTTTGACATGGGAGTGGCAGTGGGTGTGATTGAGAAAAGCCTCGAACAGGTAATGCCTCCCGGGGAAGCCACGCGTCTAGCTCCTCTGGTGGCTTATGCCCAAATCGCGCTGGCCTATGTGGCTGCTGTAACTGTCAACGCCCTGGCGGCCCTAGGCGAGGAACTTGGGTGGAGAGGCTACCTCTACGAGAAGCTGGGAGCCGCCCCAACGTTGAGGAATATCGTCTTGATCGGCGTGGCATGGGGGCTTTGGCATGTCTCTGCCACCCTGCTACTTGGCTACAGCTATCCCGCCGAAAGGGTTGCTGGCTCTGTTCTCTACGTGGCGATGTGTGTGGCCTTCACTTATCCGCACCTTGTGGCGGTCTCCACGGCGAGGAGCGTGCTACCTGCGGCCTCTCTCCACGGCGCTATAAATGCCCTGTGGCCTCTTACCGCGGTGGCGAGCCCTCTGCCGGAGAGCTCGAGAGAGCTCTACGCCGGGATGGGGGTGCTGGGCTTCGCCGCTTGGGCGGTCATAAGCCTAGCCGTCTACGTCGTGGCTAAGCGGCGCTAG
- a CDS encoding ABC transporter substrate-binding protein, producing the protein MKLRTILLAILVFGITLLAQYTPPTTNPGPAVERIVGKSVPIAQAAAAVKAGDIDVYIFGMRASLAAPLKGDPALALYTAAAGFNDIILNPAPGKAPCENPFSDREIRFAMQFVIDRDYVANEIFKGFAVPMYIWLSQYDPTYSVVAGIISQLGIKYDLDYARSVVERRMPALGATKGADGKWYCQGKPVTIIGLIRVEDERKDIGDAFASALEQLGFTVDRKYVTFDVAIQTIYGTDPAQFQWHFYTEGWGKGALDRWDTSSISQYCASWFGYMPGWGTTGWYNYANATIDQLTEKLYKGAFKSFQEYIETYRKATLLCLSESIRVFVNTNLNVYVASQQLKGVTVDLGAGLRASVFNARNWYVPGKDVVNVGHLWVWTASSAWNPVPQGGFTDVYSVDWFRMMYDPAMWNHPFTGEPMPFRVTYTVETKGPDGAFDVPADAYRWDARQKAWVSAAGAKAKSKVVFNYAKYTSSKWHHGQPIKLADVMFIYAFLWDIANDPAKVARESGVASYVNSTMSLIKGIRVLNDTAIEVYVDYWHFDPNYIAYQAVITPDMPWEVYYAVDQLVYVKQTYAASRSSATKYNVPWLSLILKDHAKAVADVLQGAADQGAFPESWFKIGNKLLLTKDEALARYKAAVDWFNKYGHMVISQGPFYLYAIDTAKQYIELRAYRDPTYPYKPGAFYFGVATPVSVKAINVPTLAVGQSGTVSVSLEVPQGAGKIYYKWGIIDPTTGKFVYISDEASATTTPISITVPADVMSKLTVNKPYKFWLYAYAENVPVVAEATQVFVPKTAAPSPSPTAPPPTSPTTPSPSPTAPSPSPTTPGATATTVTTVAPATGTTEALAAGVVGILAVLAALAFALRRRGGGGEETKTR; encoded by the coding sequence ATGAAACTAAGAACAATCCTATTGGCAATACTAGTATTCGGTATAACGCTTTTGGCTCAATACACGCCTCCAACCACAAACCCCGGCCCCGCCGTTGAGAGGATAGTGGGTAAGTCTGTACCAATAGCTCAGGCAGCGGCCGCGGTCAAGGCGGGAGATATCGATGTGTACATATTCGGAATGAGAGCATCCCTAGCGGCCCCGCTAAAGGGAGACCCCGCCCTCGCGTTGTACACGGCGGCTGCGGGCTTCAACGACATAATCCTTAACCCAGCCCCCGGCAAAGCGCCGTGCGAAAACCCGTTCTCAGACCGCGAAATTAGGTTTGCCATGCAGTTTGTGATCGACAGAGACTACGTAGCTAATGAAATCTTCAAAGGCTTCGCGGTGCCCATGTATATTTGGTTGTCGCAGTACGACCCAACGTACTCGGTAGTGGCAGGTATTATATCCCAGCTCGGCATCAAATACGACCTAGACTACGCCAGGTCGGTAGTGGAGAGAAGAATGCCCGCCCTCGGCGCCACCAAGGGGGCTGACGGCAAGTGGTATTGCCAAGGCAAGCCGGTGACAATAATTGGCTTGATACGTGTTGAAGACGAGCGTAAGGACATCGGCGACGCCTTCGCCTCGGCTCTGGAACAGCTAGGCTTCACAGTCGACAGGAAATACGTGACTTTTGATGTGGCGATACAGACCATCTACGGCACAGATCCCGCCCAGTTCCAGTGGCACTTCTACACAGAGGGCTGGGGCAAGGGTGCGCTGGACAGATGGGACACCAGTTCGATATCCCAGTACTGTGCTTCTTGGTTCGGCTATATGCCGGGTTGGGGCACCACCGGGTGGTATAACTACGCCAACGCCACCATTGACCAGCTCACGGAAAAGTTGTATAAAGGCGCCTTCAAATCCTTCCAAGAATATATAGAGACGTACAGAAAGGCCACACTACTGTGTCTCAGCGAGTCTATAAGAGTTTTTGTGAATACTAACCTAAACGTCTATGTGGCCTCGCAGCAACTCAAGGGAGTGACTGTGGATCTGGGCGCAGGTCTGAGGGCTTCTGTGTTCAATGCTCGTAATTGGTACGTCCCAGGCAAGGACGTGGTTAACGTGGGCCACCTCTGGGTATGGACTGCATCAAGCGCTTGGAACCCAGTACCGCAGGGCGGATTCACAGACGTTTACTCGGTGGATTGGTTCAGGATGATGTACGACCCAGCTATGTGGAACCACCCGTTCACAGGCGAGCCCATGCCCTTCAGGGTAACTTACACTGTGGAGACCAAGGGGCCCGACGGCGCCTTTGATGTGCCGGCTGACGCCTACAGATGGGACGCGAGACAAAAGGCTTGGGTTAGCGCCGCTGGCGCAAAGGCTAAGTCTAAGGTGGTCTTCAACTACGCCAAGTACACCAGCTCTAAGTGGCACCACGGCCAGCCCATAAAGCTGGCCGACGTGATGTTCATATACGCCTTCCTCTGGGACATAGCCAACGACCCCGCGAAAGTGGCTAGGGAGTCCGGAGTCGCCTCATACGTGAACAGCACGATGTCGCTAATAAAAGGCATAAGAGTGTTGAACGACACGGCGATAGAGGTATATGTGGACTACTGGCACTTCGATCCCAACTACATAGCCTATCAGGCGGTGATTACGCCAGATATGCCGTGGGAGGTGTACTACGCAGTTGACCAGCTGGTGTACGTAAAGCAGACATATGCCGCTTCTAGATCAAGTGCTACAAAATACAACGTGCCTTGGCTCTCGCTGATACTGAAAGACCATGCCAAGGCAGTTGCCGACGTACTGCAAGGAGCTGCAGATCAGGGCGCATTTCCTGAAAGCTGGTTCAAGATAGGGAACAAGTTACTGCTCACAAAAGATGAGGCGCTGGCTAGGTACAAGGCAGCAGTGGACTGGTTTAACAAGTACGGTCACATGGTAATATCACAGGGGCCGTTCTACCTATACGCCATAGACACCGCGAAGCAGTACATCGAGCTGAGGGCGTATAGAGATCCCACATATCCGTATAAGCCCGGGGCGTTCTACTTCGGCGTGGCGACGCCTGTGTCTGTAAAGGCTATAAACGTCCCCACGTTAGCTGTAGGCCAGTCTGGCACGGTCTCTGTGTCGCTTGAGGTGCCTCAGGGCGCCGGAAAGATCTACTATAAGTGGGGCATAATAGACCCGACCACTGGCAAGTTCGTGTATATATCCGACGAAGCCTCCGCCACCACAACGCCTATATCCATTACAGTGCCGGCAGACGTGATGTCTAAGCTAACCGTCAACAAGCCGTATAAATTCTGGCTCTACGCATACGCCGAGAATGTGCCCGTAGTGGCAGAGGCGACGCAAGTATTTGTGCCCAAGACAGCGGCCCCATCTCCTTCGCCAACAGCTCCGCCTCCAACTTCGCCGACCACTCCATCTCCTTCGCCAACAGCTCCGTCACCTTCTCCAACTACGCCCGGCGCCACAGCCACGACTGTGACCACGGTTGCGCCTGCAACTGGAACTACTGAGGCTCTTGCGGCCGGGGTTGTCGGAATACTTGCCGTGTTGGCGGCGCTTGCCTTTGCGCTTAGGAGAAGAGGCGGAGGCGGCGAGGAGACAAAAACTAGATAG
- a CDS encoding ABC transporter permease, translating to MIREFLKSPSGLAGTIILVTFSLISVFVVMTFPMDYGTKYWSNPKYWEDYPKLVPPVWYNYFVPYKLPQHFVKDLTSPSEMVDNVKKWVVEYKFEADKFPTGIIFKYINLTFYGDVPVISLKVKRPDGKEVVLLDYDGGIPPPRSGEKAPYVRFVENPRTIILISDPQAVRKVTVFAEELGVNCTTADVRDAGLLPYIVFGTPISSKCVAESFKPLKGSYVFEVEMVGDPKDEIGLLRLVVQGAVYGAMGTDYLGRDLAQGLLFGFPVALFIGGVVALLATLIGLALGIISGYIGGKVDEAIQRFADVLNNLPLLPLLILFVFVLGRSLFNIILVLVVFGWAGTTIIVRSMVLSIKTSQFVEAAKLAGASHWWIMRKHILPPVLPYAFALMIFAIPGAILSEASLSFLGLGDPSIPTWGQILQQAFDNGALQNFAWWWILTPGFLIVITAIGFVLVFFALEPIVNPRLKRQ from the coding sequence ATGATAAGAGAATTTCTAAAAAGCCCCTCGGGTCTGGCAGGTACGATAATTTTAGTCACTTTTTCTCTGATATCGGTATTTGTTGTTATGACATTTCCGATGGATTACGGTACCAAGTACTGGTCAAATCCAAAATACTGGGAGGACTACCCTAAGCTGGTGCCTCCGGTGTGGTACAACTACTTTGTACCGTATAAACTGCCACAGCACTTTGTAAAAGATCTAACTAGCCCCTCAGAGATGGTGGATAATGTAAAAAAGTGGGTTGTTGAGTATAAATTTGAGGCTGATAAGTTCCCCACAGGGATTATTTTCAAGTACATCAACTTGACGTTCTATGGCGACGTGCCGGTGATTTCGCTGAAAGTAAAAAGGCCAGATGGCAAGGAGGTGGTTTTGTTAGACTACGACGGGGGTATACCACCGCCAAGGTCGGGCGAGAAGGCGCCGTACGTGCGGTTTGTGGAAAACCCCAGAACCATAATACTCATCTCAGATCCTCAAGCAGTTAGAAAAGTTACAGTATTTGCAGAAGAGCTGGGTGTAAACTGTACTACGGCAGATGTTAGAGACGCCGGGCTTCTCCCCTACATAGTTTTTGGCACGCCTATCTCAAGTAAGTGCGTCGCCGAGTCTTTCAAACCACTGAAAGGGAGCTACGTATTCGAGGTGGAGATGGTGGGTGATCCTAAAGATGAGATAGGGCTACTCCGCCTAGTAGTCCAAGGCGCTGTCTACGGCGCCATGGGCACAGACTATTTAGGACGCGACTTGGCACAAGGCCTCCTATTCGGCTTTCCAGTCGCCTTATTTATAGGTGGTGTAGTCGCGCTCCTCGCTACGCTTATAGGATTAGCCCTCGGTATTATAAGCGGGTACATAGGCGGCAAGGTCGACGAGGCAATACAGAGGTTCGCAGACGTTTTGAATAACCTCCCCTTGTTGCCTCTTTTAATACTGTTTGTCTTCGTGCTCGGCCGTAGCCTCTTTAACATTATATTAGTGTTGGTCGTGTTCGGTTGGGCCGGTACTACCATCATTGTCAGGTCCATGGTCCTCAGCATAAAGACGAGCCAGTTCGTGGAGGCGGCTAAACTGGCGGGGGCAAGCCACTGGTGGATAATGAGGAAGCACATACTGCCGCCTGTCTTGCCCTACGCCTTTGCCCTTATGATCTTTGCAATACCCGGGGCGATACTGTCTGAGGCAAGTCTCAGCTTCTTGGGACTCGGCGATCCCAGCATCCCGACATGGGGGCAAATTCTACAACAAGCGTTTGACAACGGCGCGTTGCAAAACTTTGCGTGGTGGTGGATACTAACGCCCGGCTTCTTGATCGTTATCACAGCCATAGGCTTTGTCCTGGTATTCTTCGCGCTGGAGCCTATTGTCAATCCGAGGTTGAAGAGGCAGTAA
- a CDS encoding ABC transporter permease — MASLAKTLLVKAITLVVVLIGVLVLLAVIMGATGLSDKMLNSILTSEVQEYKQQLLRQGKDIAAIEKAVEEFKKERAAALGIDRPWYERMPQLIYRLLVLDLGNSRTLQSSWGSNRIADLILDRLPNTIILTTTGILLTALVGIWMGLYMGANIGSRADRVVSILSAASYALPLWFVGLVLILVLAYGPKILWGVQIFPPGGMVSTPPPKEPLAYVLDVMWHLSLPLLASFIVFFGSWAYTTRNIVFSVSQEDFVNFARAKGLPEDMVRNRYILRPSLPPILTNLILSLAASISGYIITERVFNWPGMGSLFYAAITALDEPVIFALTYVFTLVYIIGRFILEILYVLLDPRIRLS, encoded by the coding sequence ATGGCTTCTCTAGCCAAGACTCTCCTTGTTAAGGCCATAACCCTGGTCGTGGTTTTGATAGGCGTGTTAGTGCTTCTAGCAGTAATAATGGGAGCCACCGGCCTCTCTGATAAAATGCTAAACTCGATCCTCACGTCGGAGGTGCAGGAGTATAAACAACAACTTTTAAGACAGGGCAAAGACATAGCCGCAATAGAAAAGGCTGTTGAGGAGTTTAAAAAAGAAAGAGCGGCGGCGCTGGGAATAGACAGGCCTTGGTACGAGAGGATGCCCCAGTTGATCTACCGCCTCCTCGTCTTGGATCTCGGCAATTCAAGAACGTTGCAGTCGTCGTGGGGGTCTAACAGAATAGCCGATCTTATACTAGATCGACTGCCCAATACCATAATTTTGACAACTACCGGCATTTTACTCACAGCGCTTGTAGGCATATGGATGGGGCTGTACATGGGGGCTAATATTGGGAGTAGAGCCGATAGGGTCGTGTCAATTTTGTCGGCGGCGTCTTATGCCTTGCCGCTGTGGTTTGTTGGTCTTGTCCTGATACTAGTGCTTGCCTACGGCCCCAAGATACTGTGGGGCGTCCAGATATTTCCGCCGGGAGGCATGGTATCTACGCCTCCGCCGAAGGAGCCTCTGGCCTATGTATTAGACGTAATGTGGCACCTTTCCCTACCTCTGCTTGCCTCCTTTATTGTCTTTTTTGGGAGCTGGGCCTACACTACTAGGAACATTGTCTTCAGCGTATCACAGGAAGACTTTGTTAACTTTGCCAGGGCAAAGGGACTGCCGGAAGATATGGTAAGAAACAGGTACATACTTCGTCCCTCACTTCCACCCATCTTGACTAACCTAATTCTGAGCCTCGCGGCCTCGATCTCGGGGTATATCATTACGGAGAGGGTTTTCAACTGGCCGGGCATGGGGTCGCTGTTCTACGCCGCAATAACGGCACTCGACGAGCCGGTAATCTTCGCATTGACATACGTCTTTACGCTTGTGTATATAATAGGGAGGTTTATACTAGAAATACTCTACGTCTTACTCGACCCCCGAATTAGGTTATCATGA
- a CDS encoding HAD family hydrolase, whose protein sequence is MYVFDLDGTLVDTVEGHISAWVEALRIMGVAARREDVAPLMGLPAPEIARILMPSRAAELAALKNKIFLESYIEQVKAYEDAAVLAHLPRPIAVVTSSSGYVARRILEVAGLSQYIDFVLGGDEVARGKPAPDPLYVVGKRFGIDVRHMVVVGDSDFDMEMAEAAGALGICIVRRSQCRKGRKHISSLYELLNF, encoded by the coding sequence GTGTACGTATTCGACCTCGACGGCACTTTGGTGGATACTGTGGAGGGCCATATCTCCGCGTGGGTGGAGGCGTTGAGGATCATGGGGGTGGCAGCGAGGAGGGAGGATGTGGCGCCGCTTATGGGTCTTCCTGCGCCGGAGATCGCGAGAATTCTTATGCCCAGCCGCGCCGCTGAGCTGGCCGCGCTTAAGAACAAGATCTTTCTAGAGAGTTACATAGAGCAAGTGAAGGCCTACGAAGATGCGGCGGTGTTGGCACATCTTCCAAGGCCTATAGCCGTGGTCACCTCCTCAAGCGGCTACGTGGCAAGAAGGATTCTAGAAGTGGCAGGCTTGTCGCAATACATAGACTTCGTCTTAGGAGGCGACGAAGTTGCCAGGGGCAAACCGGCGCCGGATCCGCTGTATGTGGTTGGCAAGAGATTTGGCATAGACGTGAGACACATGGTGGTTGTCGGCGACTCGGATTTCGATATGGAGATGGCTGAGGCCGCCGGCGCCTTGGGAATCTGCATAGTCCGCAGGAGCCAGTGTAGAAAGGGGAGGAAACACATCAGCTCTCTTTACGAGTTGCTCAACTTTTGA
- a CDS encoding 30S ribosomal protein S4 — MGGLRKPKKKYLAGKPKKIWNKQLLLEELQLMGEYGLRNKRELWLARARLKWITRRARSLLSMTAEERAPLEMPFKEKLYKAGFIEDPNVPLDRILSLDVRAILERRLQTIVYRMGLAKSIYHARQLIVHGHIAIEGRRVTSPGFLVPRELEDKITLVQ, encoded by the coding sequence ATGGGCGGTTTGAGAAAGCCAAAGAAGAAGTACCTCGCTGGGAAGCCCAAGAAGATCTGGAACAAGCAGCTCCTCCTCGAGGAGCTACAACTCATGGGAGAGTACGGTCTTAGAAACAAGAGGGAGCTATGGCTAGCGAGGGCCAGGCTGAAGTGGATTACAAGACGCGCCAGGTCTTTGCTCTCTATGACCGCGGAGGAGAGGGCACCCCTCGAGATGCCCTTCAAGGAGAAACTTTACAAAGCGGGTTTCATAGAAGATCCCAACGTCCCGCTAGACAGAATACTGTCGCTAGACGTGAGGGCAATACTAGAGAGGAGGCTTCAGACAATTGTATACAGAATGGGCCTGGCCAAGTCCATCTACCACGCCAGACAGCTCATTGTCCACGGGCACATAGCTATTGAAGGCAGGAGAGTAACCTCGCCGGGCTTTCTCGTGCCTAGGGAGCTCGAGGACAAGATCACGCTGGTTCAGTGA
- a CDS encoding glucodextranase DOMON-like domain-containing protein produces MKSKEVLLAVMLAALIYAQGVFTVQTATDPTGDFKGPGWFVPPQNPVFKNGTVFDLTKFEVLYNATADALVFRLTFADLGGNPWGSETGFSLQYVQIYISRGFPGNPWGTVSCTILRPDDGDVASGNAFFDEATRFFCPDPANLTQFKYTPGVKFSSQAPWDVAIFIGPKWGNETVNFVAVADVTGGTISVSPLPRVYAQGNAIVAVVPRKLIPPTTRLMSDFPQPSWRYYVLVTSYDGNGPGRIRPFGPMAQEWTVGVGTANASSVLSGTIPRVLDVLGPNTPLRTFTKDEPATLEPQTPSWGNFPLAYTTTTVNKIVPLTVTKTDTLTLTETAYITLTTTRVETLTRVETFTQVNVVEKPYVDPVSYVVLGIGVIAGIVGALAAARRK; encoded by the coding sequence ATGAAGTCAAAAGAAGTACTCCTTGCAGTTATGTTAGCCGCTTTGATATATGCACAGGGGGTATTTACTGTACAAACGGCCACTGACCCAACAGGTGATTTCAAAGGACCTGGATGGTTTGTCCCGCCTCAGAATCCCGTTTTTAAAAACGGGACTGTATTTGATCTCACAAAGTTTGAAGTCCTTTATAATGCCACGGCAGACGCACTAGTCTTTAGACTAACCTTCGCTGACCTCGGCGGCAACCCGTGGGGCTCCGAGACAGGCTTCTCGTTGCAGTATGTGCAGATATACATAAGCAGAGGCTTCCCTGGCAACCCGTGGGGGACAGTATCGTGCACGATCCTAAGACCTGACGACGGCGATGTGGCCTCGGGCAACGCCTTTTTTGACGAGGCCACGAGATTCTTCTGCCCCGATCCCGCCAACTTGACGCAGTTTAAATACACGCCGGGGGTGAAGTTCTCAAGCCAAGCCCCGTGGGACGTCGCGATTTTCATAGGCCCCAAGTGGGGCAACGAGACTGTTAACTTCGTCGCAGTTGCAGATGTGACGGGTGGCACCATAAGCGTCTCGCCACTCCCGCGCGTCTACGCACAGGGCAACGCCATAGTGGCAGTTGTGCCCAGGAAGCTAATACCGCCAACCACGAGGCTAATGAGCGATTTCCCACAACCAAGCTGGAGGTACTACGTGTTGGTCACCTCTTACGACGGCAACGGTCCCGGCCGCATTAGACCCTTCGGACCTATGGCCCAGGAGTGGACAGTGGGCGTAGGTACCGCTAACGCCTCTTCTGTTTTATCAGGAACTATTCCTAGAGTGCTCGATGTACTAGGTCCTAACACTCCGTTGAGAACTTTCACTAAGGATGAGCCAGCAACGCTGGAGCCCCAGACGCCGAGCTGGGGCAACTTCCCGCTAGCCTACACAACCACCACCGTTAATAAAATAGTGCCGCTCACAGTAACCAAGACGGACACATTAACACTTACGGAAACCGCATACATAACGTTGACCACCACAAGAGTGGAAACATTAACCAGAGTAGAGACTTTTACCCAGGTCAACGTGGTGGAGAAGCCTTACGTCGATCCGGTAAGTTACGTCGTGTTGGGTATCGGCGTAATCGCCGGTATTGTGGGGGCGCTTGCCGCGGCGAGGAGAAAATAA
- a CDS encoding 30S ribosomal protein S13 gives MSQELRAIVRVGDTDLEGNKQVAYALAKIRGIGIASAYAICWKLGIDPHAVLGALPEEQINKLDWAVRNLHEVAPAWFLNRRKDPETGRDMHLIGSELVLAAKRDVDLMKKLKSWKGIRHSLGLKVRGQRTVTTGRLGAVAGVTKKKATPGK, from the coding sequence GTGTCTCAAGAACTCCGCGCTATTGTCCGTGTAGGCGATACGGACCTAGAGGGTAATAAACAAGTAGCCTATGCACTTGCCAAGATCAGAGGAATTGGCATAGCCTCCGCCTACGCCATCTGTTGGAAACTCGGCATTGATCCCCACGCCGTTTTGGGCGCTTTGCCTGAAGAGCAGATAAACAAACTCGACTGGGCAGTGCGGAACCTACACGAAGTCGCGCCGGCGTGGTTCTTAAACCGGCGGAAAGATCCAGAGACCGGCAGAGATATGCACCTAATAGGCTCAGAGCTCGTGCTTGCAGCCAAGCGCGACGTCGACTTAATGAAGAAACTTAAGAGCTGGAAGGGCATTCGCCACTCTCTAGGCCTCAAGGTGAGGGGACAGCGCACCGTTACCACTGGTAGATTAGGCGCCGTCGCCGGAGTGACTAAAAAGAAGGCTACGCCAGGAAAGTAA
- a CDS encoding isoaspartyl peptidase/L-asparaginase: MRPVVVVHGGAGQWRVDERRRQEVKKTLADAISEGLLAAERGSALDAVVAAVEYMERSGVFNAGYGSVYAIDGRVYLDAGVMDGRTKRAGAVAAVEHVKSAVRLARYVLENTDHVIISGEGAKLLATKAGLLDSAHRFYTEEKTQRFQELLQEAMQGRWHYKKVVRLFGDTVGAVAVDRDGNLAAATSTGGVWLKWPGRIGDSPIPGAGFWAENGVAAFSATGIGEVIIMSMLSLRARDEFLKTGEISKALGNAVAYATEAYGPDTVGIIGVDHRGNPAYAYNTAAMARGWGKQGEIYVDL; the protein is encoded by the coding sequence GTGAGGCCTGTTGTTGTAGTCCACGGAGGCGCCGGCCAGTGGAGAGTAGACGAGCGCCGCAGGCAAGAAGTTAAAAAGACCCTCGCAGACGCCATCAGCGAGGGGCTCCTCGCCGCGGAGAGGGGAAGCGCCCTAGACGCTGTGGTAGCCGCTGTGGAGTATATGGAAAGAAGCGGAGTGTTCAACGCAGGCTACGGCTCCGTGTACGCAATAGATGGCAGAGTGTACTTAGACGCCGGCGTTATGGACGGCCGCACCAAAAGAGCCGGCGCGGTGGCCGCTGTGGAGCACGTAAAAAGCGCGGTGAGACTAGCCCGCTATGTGCTAGAAAATACAGACCATGTCATAATCTCCGGCGAGGGGGCAAAACTCCTCGCAACAAAAGCCGGCCTCCTAGACTCAGCGCATAGGTTCTACACAGAGGAGAAAACCCAACGCTTCCAAGAACTGCTACAAGAGGCTATGCAGGGCAGGTGGCACTACAAGAAAGTAGTTCGGCTATTCGGCGACACCGTAGGCGCAGTGGCCGTGGACCGAGACGGCAACTTGGCAGCCGCCACGTCGACAGGCGGCGTCTGGCTGAAGTGGCCCGGCAGAATCGGCGACTCACCCATCCCCGGCGCCGGCTTCTGGGCCGAGAACGGGGTAGCAGCGTTCAGCGCCACGGGCATTGGCGAGGTCATCATAATGTCCATGCTTTCACTAAGGGCCCGGGACGAGTTCCTAAAAACGGGCGAAATATCTAAGGCTCTGGGCAACGCCGTGGCCTATGCGACTGAGGCCTACGGGCCGGACACAGTTGGCATAATTGGCGTAGACCACAGAGGAAACCCTGCATACGCCTACAACACAGCCGCAATGGCAAGAGGATGGGGAAAACAGGGGGAGATTTACGTAGATCTCTAG